The following DNA comes from Candidatus Methylacidiphilum fumarolicum.
TCCATATTTTCTTTTCAGTTCTTGGAGGATAGGATAATAGGCTGCACAAATTGGGCATTCAAAATCGATATATTCAATGATCACAACTGGAGCATTCCTATCTCCCTGTATCCAGTCAATAGATAGGGGTTTAAGCAGTTTTAATCTTCCTTCTGGGGACAAAGGGGGAAGAGGGGTAGGAGGAACAGGTTCGGAATTTTTGGATGCTCTCAGAGAAGAATAAGAGAAAAAAAAGAGTGGTAAGAAAATAATAAGAATCTTTCTGTATGACTTCATCATGGTAAGGAATAAAGACTAATGGATAGCTATGAATTAGCTTTTGTAAAGGATTCAAATTTTATCTTTTTTAAAGATTTTTTCTTATTTTAAATTACGATTTTCCTTTACATTTAAAATAGGTATGACATTCCAAGAATTTCTCGAACTTATAGAAAAAGAGGACACTCCTCCATCATCGCTTTCAGCGCCACTTCAGGCTCTTTTTTACGAAAAAAAAGGCCAATGGGCACGTGCGCACAACTTAATCCAACGGCATGAAGACACTGATTCCTGCTGGGTCCATGCTTTTCTTCATCGCAAAGAAGGGGATATACCTAACAGCAAATATTGGTATGCAAGAGCAGGAAAAGCCATGGGAAAAGATTTTGATTCCGAATGGAAGGAAATTGTTCGATCTCTGATAGAAAAAAGGATCTGAACCGATCAGTGATATTTCATAATTAGTGTTAGAGAACAATTTGTAACGCTGGATTAGCTGGGTTTATTGCTTGAATATAAGGCAGGGGAAGAGCAGCAGAAAGAATTTTGTTTTTAACAGTTGATTCGGCAAGATCCGTTCGGTTGCAGTCCTCACTTAAGTGAGCCAAAAACAGGTTTTGTGTTCCTTCTTTAACTAATTGAGTAGCTATTTCTGCTGTAGCCTCGTTGGAAAGATGCCCATGCCTGGAAATAATCCTTTGTTTGACCGACCACGGTCTTTTTGTGTCTGTTTGAAGAAGAGACAAATCATGATTAGATTCCAAGATCATAGTATGAACGCCTAGGATCTTTTCTCTAACCAATTTAGTAATATAACCTAGATCTGTGAGAAGGCCAATAGTTCCTTTGGAATGGTGAAAAAGAAAGCCCACAGGATCAGCAGCATCATGGGGAACAGGAAAGCTTTCGATCTCTATTTCATCTAGAACAATGTTGCAGCCAGGCTCAAAGGGTTTCCAATCGACGGCTTTTTCTTTCAAGTCCATCATTTTCTTTAAGCTTTTCCAGGTTAGCTCGTTGCAATAAAGGGGAAAAGGAATTCTTTTCAAAAGCACTGGCAGTCCGATGACATGATCAGAATGTTCATGAGTAATGAAAATTCCATTTATGGATTCCAATGGAATATTTAAATTTGCAAGCTGAATAGCCAGATGCTTGAACCGAATACCGGGGTCCAATAAAAACCGGAACTTATCGGTTTCCAACAAATAAGCATTGCCTTTGCTTCCGCTAGCAAGGACTCGTATGCTAACCATTTTTTGACTATTTCATGTTAAAAATTTTTTCTCCAGAAAAAAAAAGAAAAAAAATTGGCCTGGAAAATGCTTCAAATTTATGTAGGATAAGCTGTGTCAACATCTTTAGGTCTATATCAATCTGTTAAGTTGCATCAGACATTGTCGCCACAGATGCAACATTCTTTGAACATATTGCAGGCACCTGCAGTAGAACTCTCTACTCTTATCCAACAAGAGTTGCTTGCCAATCCGATGCTTGAAATTTCAGAAGAAAAGCCTTTAGAAAATCCTGATGCATTGTCGATTGATCAGTGGATTCAGGAAGAGGAAAAATGGTACGAATATCTAGGTTCAAATTTCGAAGGATTCCAACGTTCGGTAGAAGATGAAAAAAGACGTCAGTTTTTTTTCGATTCACAGACCGCTTCAGAATCCATGACTACCGAATTATCGAAGCAACTTGCTCTAGTTTGTAATGATAAAACCCTTTTAAAAGCAGCCAACCATATTATTGGCAATTTGGATGAAAAAGGTTATTTGAGAGCAGAATTAGAAGAAATAGCGACTGATTTAGGAATGCCATATAGTCTAATTGAAGAAGCCTTATCTTTAGTCCAATCTTTGGATCCACCTGGTATAGCTGCTAGAAACCTCTCCGAATGTCTTTTATTGCAACTAAAAGCTCAAGGGAAGGAAAATTCCTTGGAGTTCCGTATTGTTAAAGAATGTTTGCCGCTTTTAGAAAGGAAAAAATTTAATGAAATTGCCAAACAGCTAAAAGTAAGTCTTAAACAAGTTCAAGAAGCGGTGGCTACGATTCGCTCCCTAGAACCTTTTCCTGGTTCAAAGTTTGGGAATGATGAAAAAGAAAAGATTATTCTTGTAGACCTTATTATAGTGAGGGAAGGAGAAAGCTGGAAGGTATACTTCAATGAGGAATTGATGCCTCGGTTACGATTGAATCATTATTATAAAAACTTGTTGAGTGATAAAGACAAAGATCCCAGCTTGAAAAATTATTTGAAGGAAAAAATGCGTTCCGGTCTCTTCTTGATCAAATGTTTAAGGATGCGGGAAAATACTCTTTTAAGGGTAGCCGAAGCAATCGTAGAGAGTCAGCAGGAGTTTTTTCAACATGGGCCTGGATTTTTGAAGCCATTGACAATGAGTGAAGTTGCAAAAAAAACTGGTGTCCATGAAACAACAGTTAGCCGCGCGATTGCTAACAAATATGTTCAGACCCCTTATGGAATATTTGAGCTTAAATATTTCTTTAATTCTGGATTTCAAAAAACAACTGGTGAGTTTGTCGCAAATCAGACCATTAAAGAATCGATCGAAAGACTTATTCGCAACGAGGATCCTCAGGCCCCGTTGTCTGATCAACAGATCGTTGAGGCTCTAGCAAAGATGGGAATAAAAATGGCCAGAAGAACTATCGCAAAATATAGGACTCATTTGAAAATCTTGCCCAGTCATTTAAGACGAAAAAGCTAAAGAAAGAGATGCAATGCTTGTTATTCAAACATAGAATTTCTACTAAGGGCTTTATAATTATAAAACGGCGCGGGAATACTCATTCCCTTTAGGGGATTGGAGTGAGAGCACCGCAAACTACGGTTATTTGCCTTGGCATGCCGCGATGTAACGACGAATGACTTCTACCGATACTGCCCTAGCCGTTCC
Coding sequences within:
- a CDS encoding MBL fold metallo-hydrolase; its protein translation is MVSIRVLASGSKGNAYLLETDKFRFLLDPGIRFKHLAIQLANLNIPLESINGIFITHEHSDHVIGLPVLLKRIPFPLYCNELTWKSLKKMMDLKEKAVDWKPFEPGCNIVLDEIEIESFPVPHDAADPVGFLFHHSKGTIGLLTDLGYITKLVREKILGVHTMILESNHDLSLLQTDTKRPWSVKQRIISRHGHLSNEATAEIATQLVKEGTQNLFLAHLSEDCNRTDLAESTVKNKILSAALPLPYIQAINPANPALQIVL
- the rpoN gene encoding RNA polymerase factor sigma-54; the encoded protein is MSTSLGLYQSVKLHQTLSPQMQHSLNILQAPAVELSTLIQQELLANPMLEISEEKPLENPDALSIDQWIQEEEKWYEYLGSNFEGFQRSVEDEKRRQFFFDSQTASESMTTELSKQLALVCNDKTLLKAANHIIGNLDEKGYLRAELEEIATDLGMPYSLIEEALSLVQSLDPPGIAARNLSECLLLQLKAQGKENSLEFRIVKECLPLLERKKFNEIAKQLKVSLKQVQEAVATIRSLEPFPGSKFGNDEKEKIILVDLIIVREGESWKVYFNEELMPRLRLNHYYKNLLSDKDKDPSLKNYLKEKMRSGLFLIKCLRMRENTLLRVAEAIVESQQEFFQHGPGFLKPLTMSEVAKKTGVHETTVSRAIANKYVQTPYGIFELKYFFNSGFQKTTGEFVANQTIKESIERLIRNEDPQAPLSDQQIVEALAKMGIKMARRTIAKYRTHLKILPSHLRRKS